One part of the Plasmodium yoelii strain 17X genome assembly, chromosome: 13 genome encodes these proteins:
- a CDS encoding PIR protein, with product MFNEVCKSINLVDKSFDDDLNNLGGDVSWNMLNTYCNGSNCSNYEEKIISGFIILLNTLDGEHLESDKIVEYAILWLSYKLNQKKENRTTKLYDFYNNNIKTNSFYNEHIGTDSNREIKKDVVCNKIKSINIDIKDISNFYDAFKSLCNMYSEIGAEDYECMPCLENAGELFEKYEKLKNALYINKGSSYLQLLSSLSNDYKNFENIYSAACINSSSLVACPRSSVTKNILITIAIIFVAASILLGVSYKYSLFGFRKRSQKQHLREMLKK from the exons atgtttAATGAAGTG tGCAAATCAATTAATTTGGTCGATAAATCTTTTGATGATGATCTGAACAACTTGGGAGGAGATGTTTCTTGGAATATGTTAAATACGTATTGCAATGGTAGTAACTGTAGTAATTATGAAGAAAAGATTATCTCTggttttataatattactaaATACGCTTGATGGTGAACATTTAGAAAGTGATAAAATTGTTGAATAcgctattttatggttaagttataaactaaatcaaaaaaaagaaaacagAACCACCAAATTAtacgatttttataataataatataaaaacaaatagttTTTATAATGAGCATATAGGTACTGATAGTAATCGTGAGATTAAAAAAGATGTTgtatgtaataaaataaaatcgatTAATAtcgatattaaagatatatctaatttttatgatgcatttaaatcattatgtaacatgtataGTGAAATTGGTGCAGAAGACTACGAATGCATGCCATGTTTAGAAAATGCTGGAGAATtgtttgaaaaatatgaaaaacttaaaaatgctttatatattaataaaggaaGTTCTTATTTACAACTATTGTCtagtttatcaaatgattataaaaattttgaaaatatatatagtgcTGCATGTATTAATTCCTCATCACTTGTAGCTTGTCCACGAAGTTcagtaacaaaaaatatactaattacaattgcaattatatttgttgcagcatcaattttattgggagtttcttataag tattcgttatttggttttcggaaacgatctcaaaaacaacatttaagagaaatgctaaaaaaataa
- a CDS encoding PIR protein has protein sequence MLTSRCEQFDSLRGDFSDEWDDSGNYIFTGGTLKQHCPDKSCNNYTNLVNGGCLWLLDRFYGGKTVFSYYANKNTDIAVYIMIWLGYKLNKMLKTQFSNINEFYDKHMKTIYDYKQNRDGVEGYSSYNDLINKKEYLLTMSIKDISKFYDVFKSLCKLYTECDNSDSDYNSYLENTQEFVNKYEQLKKELDISEGSPYYQLFSILSKDYDNFKNKCYYFPPLLTYSLISIALIFVAIPIFLGISYKYSLFGFRKRFQKQKLRVKIKNIMKKMIH, from the exons ATGTTAACTAGTAGA TGTGAACAGTTTGATTCTTTGAGGGGGGATTTTTCCGATGAATGGGATGATTCtggaaattatatttttacaggTGGAACCCTCAAGCAGCACTGCCCTGATAAATCATGTAACAATTATACCAATCTAGTTAACGGTGGGTGCTTATGGTTATTAGATAGATTTTATGGTGGTAAAACAGTTTTTTCGTATtatgcaaataaaaatactgaTATTGctgtatatattatgatatggttaggctataaattaaataaaatgttaaaaactCAATTTTccaatataaatgaattttaCGATAAACATATGAAAACTATCTATGACTATAAACAAAATAGAGATGGTGTTGAAGGATATAGTAGTTATAACgatcttataaataaaaaagaatatttGCTAACTATGagtattaaagatatatctaaattttatgatgtatttaaatcattatgtaaattGTATACTGAATGTGATAACAGCGATTCAGATTACAATAGTTATTTAGAAAATACTCAAGAATTTGTTAACAAATATGAACAACTTAAGAAAGAATTGGATATTTCTGAAGGTAGTCCTTATTATCAactattttctatattatcaaaggattatgataattttaaaaataaatgttattattttccaCCTCTTCTAACTTATTCACTAATTTCAATTGCacttatatttgttgcaataccaatttttttgggaatttcttataag tattcattatttggatttcgtaaacgatttcaaaaacaaaaattaagagtaaaaataaaaaatataatgaagaaaatgattcattaa